The following are encoded in a window of Vespa crabro chromosome 2, iyVesCrab1.2, whole genome shotgun sequence genomic DNA:
- the LOC124432943 gene encoding uncharacterized protein DDB_G0283697-like, whose amino-acid sequence MDNDFDIYEDLSNYDIKDDENPSKNNEALSNECEELKKEVNELKEKLENLQKINETLEVNLSSLLKTAKAEITRKDKMIDELRKQVDNMSFRRGHFNRNVKDINDKPMQQLPVQNLHEYSHVQQYAESERTSVSNLQNLNSNNDKYNSVASSSSDMNFQNSSTINCNHPDEDQVVSDYESYSDQFCNTRYQSKKLQVPYMGSTTVFTERLRKRIMEEEAEQKRKLLEEEDKTNLLSEDKHDKNTKINIDDKENHSYCSILNLNVDDTSLKSKEAVRDFIDNTNIPKHNDVSMTNQQRPALNVKVSKKRLDNVETHFSKRRKLDIEQNLCPDKNSLPVEDAFNEYDHGIISSTKTDKLNCEENSNSYIERNAWNDNKYDKGTKSNSTAYRRKEKEYYRKFNNDYNNYSKESILYYEKNRYNHTRSRSPLPKYFDRKHKYHDDRYRNYRDRFDKRRNSQDKEEDTLISSDRRSYDLRNKDKNRSTEKYGTTDFNLSINKGSKYSISHVSRSVSHERSRSRERTNHKIYDRRYLKSTRHDKNSEERENVFSKKKSEINESKAISLSKKKNDISDKSIKTNTIDEILEDGEIVSPIKSNLNNETKEIKDISNVETHKDSLDQFENGSKFSNEVDTRICLKKTNSKHIEYKKKKIDQVEKDKDIIVAITTTSEEKYIPLVENKQDCMVTSTNNIIPLLICIDNDIDKNDIINEEKCDKEIVQLEKASKEADSTCDMQNFPEDISRTIKEISVETIRQESNIICKYNDEIEEESISNTSNVDIVKDNAFFIEKHKTENDISTDKYNMSDNNYDNQVPILNDQQEPLVKVHQEVAATMQDLQGNEEDNSENEIVKVKASKNNKKEGSESEHSKVIIFARRRKHVQLTDNNASMTVVINPNNINLDVDVKNSDESNLKLRACKVSRSYKDVLLFIINDFIMT is encoded by the exons atggataaTGATTTTGATATCTATGAGGACTTGTCCAATTACGATATAAAGGATGATGAGAAT ccttctaaaaataatgaagcCCTTTCGAATGAATGCGaggaattaaagaaagaagttaACGAGCTTaaggaaaaattagaaaatcttCAAAAGATTAATGAAACCTTAGAGGTTAACTTATCTTCTTTACTTAAAACAGCCAAGGCCGAAATTACGCGAAAAGACAAGATGATAGATGAACTTAGAAAGCa AGTAGACAATATGTCATTTAGACGTGGCCACTTCAATAGAAacgtaaaagatattaatgacaaaCCAATGCAACAGTTACCTGTACAAAATCTACATGAATATAGTCATGTACAACAATATGCTGAGAGTGAAAGAACTTCGGTGtctaatttacaaaatttaaattcaaataacgataaatataattcagtTGCTAGTAGTTCTTCTGATATGAATTTTCAGAACTCTAGTACTATTAATTGTAATCATCCTGATGAAGATCAAGTTGTGTCAGATTATGAAAGTTATAGTGATCAATTTTGCAATACAAGGTATCAATCTAAAAAGTTACAAGTACCTTATATGGGTAGTACTACTGTTTTTACCGAACGTTTGCGTAAAAGGATaatggaagaagaagcagaacaGAAACGGAAATTATTGGAAGAAGAGGATAagacaaatttattatcggaagataaacacgataaaaataccaaaattaatatcgatgacaAAGAAAATCATTCTTACTGtagtatattaaatttaaatgttgATGATACGAGTTTGAAGAGTAAAGAAGCTGTACgtgattttattgataatactaatattccAAAACACAATGATGTTTCTATGACAAATCAACAAAGGCCAGCATTAAATGTTAAAGTTTCTAAGAAAAGGTTGGATAATGTTGAAACACACTTTAGCAAACGACGAAAATTAGATATAGAACAAAATTTGTGTCCAGATAAAAATAGTCTTCCTGTAGAAGATGCATTTAATGAATATGATCATGGTATTATATCTAGTACAAAAACAGACAAATTAAATTGtgaagaaaatagtaattcTTATATTGAAAGAAATGCTTGGAATGATAACAAATATGATAAAGGTACAAAATCAAATAGTACCGCGTacagaagaaaggaaaaggaatattatagaaaattcaacaatgattacaataattattccaAAGAAAGTATTCTATATTATGAAAAGAATAGATATAATCATACACGGAGTAGGTCACCTCTtccaaaatattttgatagaaAGCATAAATATCACGATGATCGATACAGAAATTACAGAGATAGATTTGACAAAAGACGAAATTCTcaagataaagaggaagataCTTTAATATCCTCCGATAGAAGATCTTATGATTTAcgcaataaagataaaaatagatctACTGAAAAGTATGGTACTAcagattttaatttatcaataaataaaggGAGCAAATATTCAATTTCACATGTCTCTAGATCTGTATCACATGAAAGAAGTAGGAGtagagaaagaacaaatcataaaatttatgataggagatatttaaaatctaCAAGGCATGATAAGAATTCGGAAGAACGTGAAAATgttttttcgaaaaagaaaagtgaaataaacGAATCGAAAGCTATATCtctgtcaaaaaaaaaaaatgatatttcagacaaatcaattaaaacaaatacTATCGATGAAATTTTAGAGGATGGCGAAATTGTATCTCCCATTAAATCTAATctaaataatgaaacaaaagaaataaaagatatttctaaTGTAGAAACTCATAAAGATTCTCTTGATCAATTTGAAAATGGATCAAAATTTTCTAACGAAGtggatacgcgtatatgtttaaagaaaacaaatagtaaacatatagaatataaaaaaaaaaaaattgatcaagttgagaaagataaagatattattgtaGCTATAACAACTACttcagaagaaaaatatattcctttGGTTGAAAATAAACAGGATTGTATGGTAACATCTACAAACAATATTATACCACTTTTAATATGTATTGAcaatgatattgataaaaatgatattatcaatGAAGAAAAGTGTGATAAAGAAATTGTACAATTAGAGAAGGCTTCTAAAGAAGCCGATAGCACTTGCGATATGCAAAACTTTCCTGAGGATATATCAAGAAccattaaagaaatttctgtTGAAACAATTAGACaagaaagtaatattatttgtaaatataatgatgaaatagaagaagaaagtatttCTAATACTTCCAATGTAGATATAGTTAAAGATAATGCTTTTTTTATTGAGAAACACAAAACAGAAAATGATATATCaacagataaatataatatgtcaGATAACAACTATGATAATCAAGTTCCTATATTAAATGATCAACAGGAGCCATTAGTAAAAGTTCATCAAGAAGTTGCAGCTACGATGCAAGATCTCCAAGGAAATGAAGAAGATAATAGTGAAAATGAGATTGTTAAGGTTAAAgcatcaaaaaataataaaaaagaaggatcagAGTCTGAACATTCTAAAGTCATTATTTTTGCTCGACGTAGAAAGCATGTACAATTAACTGATAATAATGCATCTATGACTGTTGTAATAAAtcctaataatattaatttagatGTTGATGTAAAGAACAGCGATGAAAGTAATTTGAAACTACGAGCATGTAAAGTATCTCGTTCTTATAAAGATGTctt GCTCTTcattatcaatgattttataatgacTTAA